The Populus nigra chromosome 19, ddPopNigr1.1, whole genome shotgun sequence genome includes a window with the following:
- the LOC133679079 gene encoding amino acid transporter AVT3B-like translates to MGFGRKKASSSAKTFPPREDTPLIAKSTPLSSQSKTFANVFIAIVGAGVLGLPYAFKRTGWLMSLIMLFSVAGLTHYCMMLLVNTRGKLQSFSGGFSKITSFGDVGFTVCGSIGRFVVDVMIVLSQAGFCIGYLIFIANTLANLFNSPSPHGLASQILALSMPAKSWYMWGCFPFQLGLNSIATLTHLAPLSIFADVVDLAAMGVVIVKDVFIMMENRPEVRAFGGLSVFFYGMGVAVYAFEGIGMVLPIESEMREREKFGRILGLSMGLISVIYGAFGVLGYFAFGNDTQDIITANLGPGLISLLVQLGLCINLFFTFPLMMNPVYEILERRFWGGRYCLWLRWVSVLLVTLVALMVPNFADFMSLVGSSVCCGLGFVLPALFHLLVFKEEMSWKGWSIDVGIVALGLVLAVSGTWYALMEIFAVKV, encoded by the coding sequence ATGGGATTTGGGAGGAAAAAAGCATCCTCATCAGCAAAAACTTTTCCACCAAGAGAAGACACACCTCTCATAGCCAAGTCCACGCCTTTATCATCTCAATCGAAGACTTTTGCAAATGTCTTCATTGCTATTGTCGGTGCTGGTGTTCTTGGTCTCCCTTATGCTTTCAAACGCACAGGTTGGCTAATGAGTCTTATTATGCTTTTCTCTGTTGCTGGCTTAACTCATTATTGTATGATGTTGCTAGTCAATACTCGTGGAAAGCTTCAATCCTTTTCTGGTGGATTCTCAAAGATTACCTCTTTTGGTGATGTGGGTTTCACTGTTTGTGGTTCTATTGGGAGGTTTGTTGTTGATGTTATGATTGTCTTGTCACAAGCTGGATTTTGTATTGGTTATTTGATATTCATTGCTAATACTTTGGCTAATCTATTCAATTCGCCATCACCTCATGGCCTGGCTTCTCAAATTCTGGCCCTTTCAATGCCAGCTAAGAGTTGGTATATGTGGGGttgttttccttttcagttGGGGTTGAATTCTATTGCAACGTTGACCCATTTGGCTCCTCTGAGTATTTTTGCCGATGTTGTTGATCTTGCTGCCATGGGAGTGGTGATTGTTAAGGATGTTTTTATAATGATGGAAAATAGGCCTGAAGTTAGAGCATTTGGAGGTTTGTCTGTGTTTTTCTATGGGATGGGCGTGGCTGTTTATGCGTTTGAAGGGATTGGCATGGTTTTGCCAATAGAATCTGAAATGAGAGAGAGGGAAAAGTTTGGGAGAATCCTAGGGCTGAGCATGGGGCTTATTTCAGTGATATATGGAGCTTTTGGCGTGCTGGGTTACTTTGCTTTTGGAAATGATACTCAGGATATTATCACTGCTAATTTAGGGCCTGGACTCATTAGCCTCTTGGTTCAATTGGGTCTTTGTATTAACCTGTTCTTTACATTTCCTTTGATGATGAACCCTGTTTATGAGATACTGGAGAGAAGGTTTTGGGGTGGAAGGTATTGTTTGTGGCTTAGATGGGTATCCGTTTTGTTGGTTACTTTGGTGGCTCTAATGGTGCCGAATTTTGCCGATTTCATGTCCTTGGTGGGGAGTAGTGTATGCTGTGGGCTGGGATTTGTTTTGCCAGCTTTGTTTCACCTGCTCGTGTTCAAGGAGGAGATGAGCTGGAAAGGGTGGAGTATAGATGTAGGGATTGTGGCCTTAGGCCTTGTTCTTGCTGTTTCTGGGACATGGTATGCTCTCATGGAGATCTTTGCTGTCAAGGTATAG